From Bdellovibrio sp. ArHS, the proteins below share one genomic window:
- a CDS encoding PAS domain-containing protein, protein MAEIKRKVSEFSFNELFYSRTNKKGLIASGNRVFEKVSKYNLSEMLGKPHNIVRHPDMPRGVFYLLWDYLKAERPIGAYVVNLAKDQSEYWVFALALPIPEGYLSIRLKPSSAFFTLVKDKYQDLLAIETQRQISPKESSEILLSVIESLGFPNYDVFVSEALALELESRHRELKLPEMGILVLLKNFLEKGQILQEKAQQIDLAYRKSSLVSLNLDLQSAKIGSEALAISAVSVQYRKVSDEIQTEIAQFVALTKRVIQKVQRCQFALCIFLLQSEMTDLFLTERHSESIDHEIEKKYLKDLTTESIQYAKEQLQSVKAELEAYRISYEEVRKLAMVLEIVGIVGKIEVAKLKTDIQSLLQLMDDLNHYKNTLKFTLAEIQKACTDLGDMTKQIYGEIELKTKAMVGV, encoded by the coding sequence ATGGCAGAAATCAAAAGAAAAGTGAGTGAGTTCAGTTTTAATGAACTTTTCTATTCGCGCACGAATAAAAAAGGCCTCATTGCCTCTGGCAACCGCGTCTTCGAAAAAGTCTCTAAGTACAATCTGTCCGAAATGCTTGGCAAACCTCACAACATCGTTCGTCACCCCGATATGCCACGAGGAGTTTTTTACCTGTTGTGGGACTATCTGAAGGCGGAACGCCCTATCGGCGCTTACGTCGTAAATCTAGCGAAAGATCAAAGTGAATACTGGGTTTTCGCTTTGGCGCTGCCAATTCCGGAAGGTTATCTATCTATCCGCCTAAAACCTAGCAGTGCTTTTTTTACCTTGGTGAAAGACAAATACCAAGACCTGTTGGCGATCGAAACCCAACGACAGATTTCACCCAAAGAATCGTCAGAGATTCTTTTAAGCGTGATCGAGTCCCTTGGGTTTCCCAATTACGATGTTTTTGTTTCCGAGGCGCTGGCCCTGGAACTAGAGTCGCGGCATCGCGAACTTAAACTGCCGGAAATGGGTATTCTGGTTCTTTTGAAGAATTTCCTGGAAAAGGGTCAGATTCTTCAAGAAAAAGCGCAACAGATAGATCTGGCCTATCGAAAAAGTTCTTTGGTTTCGTTGAATCTGGATCTTCAATCCGCAAAAATCGGCAGCGAAGCTTTGGCTATTTCCGCTGTGTCAGTTCAGTACCGAAAGGTTTCTGACGAGATTCAAACCGAGATCGCGCAGTTTGTGGCTCTGACCAAACGAGTGATACAAAAAGTGCAACGCTGTCAGTTCGCTCTTTGTATCTTCTTGTTGCAATCTGAAATGACCGACCTTTTTTTAACGGAACGCCATTCGGAATCAATTGATCACGAGATCGAAAAAAAATATCTCAAAGATCTGACCACCGAGTCCATTCAATATGCCAAAGAGCAGCTTCAATCCGTCAAAGCTGAGCTGGAGGCCTACCGCATCTCATATGAAGAGGTCCGTAAACTGGCGATGGTTCTTGAAATCGTGGGTATCGTCGGCAAGATAGAAGTGGCTAAGCTAAAAACGGACATCCAAAGTCTGCTGCAATTGATGGACGATCTGAATCACTATAAAAACACCTTGAAGTTCACCCTGGCGGAAATCCAAAAAGCATGTACGGACTTAGGCGACATGACCAAGCAAATCTACGGCGAAATTGAGCTAAAAACGAAGGCGATGGTTGGTGTTTAA
- a CDS encoding PQQ-binding-like beta-propeller repeat protein has translation MFGLMEITVQLDEATKLAIIPTVVLPFTILGMILTSLATWIAAFFGVELKAEGPKKLFEVLVKPKVLLWALLSNALVFGVIKGGQYLSNGSYPLWWVKFQNRHVQASGQDYTGKDESIVETAKKVSALEMVWENRLHSAVFGTPVFGGASLFLGTNAGRLLELDLKTGKTLRQFEIGQPVMTSPVIWDNKIFVGEGVHLTHHARLYAFDLREGVFINAFHTEGHIERAAVVASHAGQTRLLVPAGKDGLYAVDARSFKKVWQFNAGHVDSYPRVDSERVYIGTGLDMGYEEKETKAYALDIETGKVLWEKTLPTSAWGVPSLWQDVVCFGVGDVYKNTHYGQLSCYEKTTGKDYFTFNTSGALISQSVVRGDHLLIADLHGQIYQFNLKEKKLEWILPVPTKGMNYASVVVDADNHVILPGAEGLYVYSRGDQKLLFTWRPEEGWKGAFTNVVLQKDLWILADRQGVVRALKPRRD, from the coding sequence GTGTTTGGGTTGATGGAAATCACGGTTCAATTAGACGAAGCAACTAAACTTGCAATCATTCCCACGGTGGTTCTGCCTTTCACCATTCTGGGCATGATTTTGACCAGTCTGGCGACGTGGATCGCGGCGTTCTTCGGTGTGGAACTGAAGGCCGAGGGACCGAAGAAGCTTTTTGAAGTGCTGGTGAAACCAAAAGTGCTTTTGTGGGCCTTGCTTTCCAATGCTCTGGTCTTTGGCGTAATCAAGGGGGGGCAATACCTTTCTAACGGATCTTATCCGCTGTGGTGGGTGAAGTTTCAGAATCGACACGTGCAAGCCTCTGGACAGGACTACACCGGCAAAGACGAAAGTATCGTGGAAACTGCTAAAAAAGTTTCCGCACTGGAGATGGTGTGGGAAAACCGACTTCATTCGGCTGTTTTTGGGACGCCCGTTTTCGGCGGGGCTTCGCTGTTTCTTGGCACCAATGCAGGCCGTTTGCTGGAGCTGGATCTAAAAACGGGAAAGACTCTTCGCCAATTCGAAATCGGTCAGCCAGTGATGACTTCTCCCGTCATCTGGGATAACAAAATCTTCGTGGGTGAAGGTGTGCACCTGACCCATCATGCTCGGCTTTATGCCTTTGATTTGCGCGAAGGTGTATTTATCAATGCCTTTCACACCGAGGGGCATATTGAAAGGGCCGCGGTCGTGGCATCGCATGCCGGGCAGACCCGGCTGTTGGTTCCGGCTGGCAAAGATGGCTTGTATGCGGTGGACGCTCGCTCTTTCAAAAAAGTATGGCAGTTTAATGCGGGCCATGTGGATTCCTATCCGCGGGTGGATTCAGAACGTGTCTACATCGGCACGGGTTTAGACATGGGCTACGAAGAAAAAGAAACCAAAGCCTACGCCTTGGATATTGAAACAGGCAAAGTGCTTTGGGAAAAAACTCTGCCGACCTCCGCTTGGGGCGTGCCTTCGTTGTGGCAAGACGTCGTCTGTTTTGGCGTTGGCGATGTTTATAAAAACACCCATTACGGACAACTGAGTTGTTATGAAAAGACCACGGGTAAAGACTACTTCACCTTTAACACGTCGGGCGCCCTTATCAGTCAGTCCGTTGTTCGTGGGGATCATTTGTTGATTGCGGATCTTCATGGTCAGATTTATCAGTTCAATCTGAAAGAGAAGAAATTAGAGTGGATTTTGCCTGTCCCCACCAAGGGCATGAACTACGCCTCTGTCGTCGTGGACGCTGACAATCACGTTATTCTTCCGGGAGCGGAAGGACTTTATGTTTACAGTCGTGGTGATCAGAAGTTGCTTTTCACGTGGCGGCCAGAAGAGGGGTGGAAGGGCGCTTTCACCAACGTAGTGCTACAGAAAGATCTTTGGATATTGGCGGATCGCCAGGGAGTTGTCAGGGCCTTGAAACCACGTCGCGATTAA
- a CDS encoding PEP/pyruvate-binding domain-containing protein, whose product MDTNASIPIFRDLTNATPSELQLMGGKASTLAVLLQKGFPVPGGAVLFHEPADALALQAVTDWWEKQGAFPVAVRSSASGEDSPDFSYAGQFVTLLHIATAKDLAAAIRTCFQAVHRTASRAYAAHFERAQVPMHVLIQRMINSQFSGVFFSVDPRKENSSWLVEVVEGQGEQLVSGQVTPYRFSAADEIPVPAAWKKEYLQQVVHWGQEVEKTFGYKVDMEWAIDQEGRFWILQSRPITAHAAPSARRKILDQEWQRVRTDFPEDSVWDGHTFAEWTGIPTELTFDIWQKTFQEGQAFDLALKSLGYEGLGQQRAGFSLLDRVYGRAYLNLKSLEPVYFGRSPYRLIPQPRPHLEFDWKKLSPAMLLRAPLGLTKMLQVAWKIQTGRSELAQQALSYVKTPAFSKADSFSLFEQYRDLSLQEQQKKLSDLCQSFSKDYLQGTFLITLLLESTTQGLFALLEKDLGPERAKETVHLLTGEGLQTVASRMYQELSQVGDSQDKWKSFLSRYGHRGVGELELSHPRWLETAQPHQKNNPKKPVSPEAGSKIFQSLLAQISAIRRPVFQQEWQDLQKLMQIREEIKMELMKPYAQIRWLVLAIAGRMNLEAEIFWLKLDEVLSLREHQDLEKLKALAKERKQTAHHLKSVDLPMLFSLQELREVLDEGTPQKNSLLLTGVSLSPGVASGIVHIVNDPEQEDLEAWPENYILVAEATDPGWTPLFQRARAVIVSRGGVLSHCAIVAREMGLPAVGEIRAASQIFKEGERVWVDGNHGSIRRSN is encoded by the coding sequence AAGTTCTGCTTCCGGTGAAGACAGCCCTGATTTCAGTTATGCCGGTCAGTTCGTCACGCTTCTTCATATTGCTACGGCCAAAGATTTGGCGGCCGCCATCAGAACCTGTTTTCAAGCGGTCCATCGCACCGCCAGTCGCGCTTATGCCGCGCATTTCGAGCGTGCGCAAGTTCCCATGCACGTTCTGATTCAAAGAATGATCAACTCGCAGTTTTCAGGTGTGTTCTTTTCTGTTGATCCGCGCAAAGAAAATTCGTCATGGCTGGTGGAAGTGGTTGAGGGCCAGGGTGAACAACTGGTTTCGGGCCAAGTGACTCCGTATCGCTTCAGTGCCGCGGATGAAATCCCTGTACCTGCGGCATGGAAAAAAGAATATTTGCAACAAGTCGTGCACTGGGGGCAAGAGGTTGAAAAGACCTTCGGCTATAAGGTGGATATGGAGTGGGCGATTGACCAGGAGGGCCGCTTCTGGATTCTGCAATCACGTCCTATCACGGCGCATGCGGCCCCATCAGCGCGCCGGAAAATTCTGGATCAAGAGTGGCAAAGAGTGCGCACAGACTTTCCTGAAGACAGTGTCTGGGACGGGCACACTTTTGCCGAGTGGACCGGAATTCCGACGGAATTGACCTTCGATATTTGGCAAAAAACGTTTCAAGAAGGACAGGCGTTTGATCTGGCGTTAAAGTCCCTCGGGTATGAGGGGTTGGGTCAGCAGCGAGCAGGATTCAGTCTTTTGGATCGCGTGTATGGAAGAGCCTATTTAAATTTAAAGTCTCTAGAGCCGGTGTATTTTGGCAGATCTCCTTATCGCTTGATTCCGCAGCCGCGACCACATCTCGAGTTTGATTGGAAAAAGTTAAGCCCCGCGATGCTGCTGCGAGCTCCTTTGGGATTGACGAAGATGTTGCAGGTGGCCTGGAAGATTCAAACCGGGCGCAGCGAATTGGCGCAACAAGCGCTGTCTTATGTAAAGACGCCGGCTTTTTCCAAGGCGGATTCTTTTTCTCTTTTTGAGCAATACCGGGACCTTTCTCTCCAAGAGCAGCAAAAAAAATTAAGTGACCTTTGCCAGTCTTTTAGTAAAGACTATCTGCAGGGGACTTTTTTAATCACCCTTTTGCTTGAATCAACGACACAGGGGCTTTTTGCTCTTTTGGAAAAAGACTTGGGACCAGAGCGGGCCAAGGAAACGGTTCATCTTTTGACCGGCGAAGGTTTGCAAACCGTCGCTAGTCGCATGTATCAGGAACTTTCTCAGGTCGGGGACTCGCAGGATAAGTGGAAAAGCTTCTTAAGTCGCTACGGCCACCGCGGTGTCGGCGAGTTGGAATTATCGCATCCGCGTTGGCTTGAGACCGCCCAGCCACATCAAAAAAACAATCCGAAAAAGCCGGTATCCCCAGAGGCCGGGTCAAAAATTTTCCAAAGTCTTTTAGCGCAAATCTCGGCAATTCGCCGCCCGGTGTTTCAACAGGAATGGCAGGACTTGCAAAAGCTCATGCAGATTCGTGAAGAAATCAAAATGGAGCTCATGAAACCCTATGCGCAGATTCGCTGGCTGGTTTTAGCCATTGCGGGAAGAATGAATCTGGAAGCAGAGATCTTTTGGTTGAAGTTGGATGAGGTCCTGTCGTTGCGGGAACATCAGGATTTGGAAAAACTAAAAGCGCTGGCCAAAGAAAGAAAGCAGACGGCCCATCATCTCAAGTCGGTGGATTTGCCAATGCTTTTTTCCCTGCAGGAATTGCGAGAGGTTCTGGACGAAGGAACTCCTCAGAAGAATTCTTTGCTGTTAACGGGCGTCTCGTTATCTCCCGGGGTCGCCAGCGGAATTGTTCATATCGTCAACGATCCGGAACAAGAGGATCTAGAAGCCTGGCCGGAAAATTATATTTTGGTTGCGGAAGCCACTGATCCAGGCTGGACACCGCTGTTTCAACGAGCGCGCGCCGTGATCGTATCGCGGGGTGGTGTTCTTTCCCACTGTGCCATTGTGGCACGAGAAATGGGACTTCCCGCCGTCGGAGAAATCCGTGCGGCCAGTCAGATATTTAAGGAGGGCGAACGTGTTTGGGTTGATGGAAATCACGGTTCAATTAGACGAAGCAACTAA